The genomic window AGATGCACGTATGGAGCTGTCAGCTCAGGGCGATGAATCGCCAAAGCCCGCAATAGATGCCAATCGCCCAACCCGGCAAAGGGCGTGGGGTAATCGTCATCTTCAAGACGCCTAGCCAGTACAGCAGTTGCCTCATCATCAAAGGCCTCAAGACGTTCTGGAGTAATCGCACCAGCAATATCAATGGAAAGCACCTTGGAGTTCCGCATGGAGTTTGCTCAATCAAGGAGCAGCTTCATTCTGCCTGGACGCTAGGTTCCTGCCGCTGGGGAATTAGCTCAGTTGGTAGAGCGCTGTGATCGCACCGCAGAGGTCAGGGGTTCGAATCCCCTATTCTCCATTCAGGTCTCAACAAGATCGATTGCTATAGAGAAGCTTGTCAGATGCAAATCCGCTTAGGCAAGTCTTAAGGCCATGGAGTTTCCTCTTCGAAGTATCCGTAAGCACAAACATCAGATCCTGATTGGACTGACAGGTCTTGTCACGATGACCGTGATCACACGTCCTTCAGCCCTACTCACATTTGCCTTAATTGCCCTTGCAGGAAATATGACATGCGGACACCAGCACTCTTTGACAGTCCATGCGTTAAAAGAGAGTGAAGAAGGATCTGGTCCTCAATGTCGCAATCAAAACGTGAACAGGTGGTGAGTCATCTTCGCTACATCCGCCAAGAGCTACGAGAAATGCACCAAGGAGTCATGGAAGATGGCCTTCTCCCCGAAGCAGGTGAGGTGCGTGGAGTCATGGCACAGATGGAGGCTCTGCTTGAGCTGCTCGAAGGCAAGTCATCGCGTAAAGCCAAAGCCGAAGCCAGTTAATCGCCCAGATCACTTGCCAAACTCTGCCTAGAAAGCTTTTTCATTCAAATCCACTAACTATTGGAGAGAATGAAGACACACACTCTATAAGTGTTGCAAAAGGGTCTGGCAGGATTCCAGGCTGGGTGATGGGGTTCAACTCAATCCAGCCCTGCCAGTTTTTACTTATGCCCCAACAACTTCAGTTCACTCGCTTTCAACGCAGTGTTGGTCAAGCAGGAGAGCGCCTGGAATTTTGGGCTGTGAACCCATGGCGGAGAAGCTCATTGTTTGTGATCGTTTTATTAATAACCTTTCTGTTAGGCAGCTCAGTTGGAACGATCAGTGGCGCTTTAGACCTCATGGACCCCATCGGAGCCCTTCTCACTGTAGTGATTTGGGAAATGATGGTGAGATTACGGCGCCAGTGGCCTGCTCCCAAGCGGGCCGTTCTGGCACGTCAATTATTAGACATGGCAAGGATTGGTCTGCTTTACGGCCTGCTCCTAGAAGGCTTCAAGTTGTTGTGATGTTCGTGAGAAACATGACCTCAAAGGGAATTGCCAACA from Prochlorococcus marinus str. MIT 9313 includes these protein-coding regions:
- a CDS encoding DUF565 domain-containing protein; this translates as MPQQLQFTRFQRSVGQAGERLEFWAVNPWRRSSLFVIVLLITFLLGSSVGTISGALDLMDPIGALLTVVIWEMMVRLRRQWPAPKRAVLARQLLDMARIGLLYGLLLEGFKLL
- a CDS encoding protein IsiD, whose protein sequence is MRNSKVLSIDIAGAITPERLEAFDDEATAVLARRLEDDDYPTPFAGLGDWHLLRALAIHRPELTAPYVHLIDQEPFDED